GACCCGGGAGACGGCAGCGTCATCACCGCGACGAACATCTCGATCATCACCTATGCCGGCGACGGCCTATGGCGCCGCCAGGAAGACATCTACAACCCGCTGCGCTTCGTGCAGTCCGCGTTGAAGTGGTGTCGCAAGGCGCAGAAATTCGGCAACCTGGACGACGAGGCCGCCGCCTTCCTGAAGCAGTACGGGGGCGCGCAGTGAGCGGCCGGCCGAAACTGGTCATCGGCGCCAACGGTTTTCTCGGTTCGCACGTCACCCGGTTACTGGTCGAGGACGGCCACGACGTGCGGGTGATGGTGCGCTCCACGGCCAACACCCGCTCGATCGATGACCTGCAGGTGACCCGTTTTCACGGCGACATCTTCGACACCGCCACCGTGCGCGAAGCCATGGACGGCTGCGACGACATCTACTACTGCGTCGTGGACACCCGCGCCTGGCTGCGCGACCCGGCGCCCCTGTTCCGCACCAACGTCGAGGGCCTGCGCAACGTTCTGGACGTGGCGAAAGATCTTGAACTGCACCGGTTTGTGTTCACCAGCACCTACGCCTCGGTGGACCGCCGGCACGGACACGTCGCGACGGAGGCCGACCGGATCGGCTCGCGTAAGGTCACTCCCTACGTGCAGTCCCGGGTGCAGGCCGAGGACCTGGTCATGCGCTACGTCGCCGACTACGGGTTGCCGGCGGTCGCGATGTGCGTGTCCACCACCTACGGCGCCGGCGACTGGGGCCGCACCCCGCACGGCGCGTTCATCGCGGGAGCGGTCTTCGGCAAGCTGCCGTTCCTGATGAGCGGTATCCAGCTCGAGGTGGTGGGTGTCGACGACGCCGCCCGCGCCATGATCCTGGCTGCCGAGCGCGGTCGCAACGGCGAGAAGTACCTGATCTCCGAACGCATGATCCCGCTTAACGACGTGGTGCGCATCGCGGCCGACGAGGCCGGGGTCCGGCCGCCGCAGCGGTCGATCCCGGTGCCGGTGCTCTACGCCTTGGGTGCCTTCGGCAGCCTGCGGGCCCGGCTCACCGGCAAGGACGCCGAACTCAGCCTCGACTCGGTGCGGATGATGCGCGCCGAAGCCCCGGTCGACCACAGCAAGGCGGTCCGCGAGCTGGGCTGGAAACCGCGGCCGGTGGAGGAATCGATCCGCGAGGCGGCCCGCTTCTGGGCAGCGATGCGCCAGGCCGGCACGAGTAGCAAGACGGCCGCGCCGGAATAAGCTCGCGGCAATGGAACGTGTTCACGTTGACCTCCACGGGCCACCCCAGACCATGCTCGCGACGCTGTACGCCAAGGCGCTCGACGCCGACGCGCCCAAGTCGATCCTGCACGACGAGTTCGCCAAGGCCGCGGTGGCGCGCATCGATTACGACTGGGCCGCAACGACTATCACCGCGCGACGGGCCCCGTCGGTGGCGGTGCGCAGCGCGCATTTCGACAACTGGGCCCGCGAGTTCCTGACCGCCAACCCCGAGGCGACGGTGCTGCACGTCGGTTGTGGCCTGGATGCCAGGGTCCACCGACTCGATCCCGGTCCGGGTGTGCGGTGGTACGACATCGACTACCCGGCGGTGATCTCGCTCTGCGAGCGGCTCTATCCGCCTCGCGAGCACTGCCGGACCGTCGCGGCCTCGGTGACCGACCCGCACTGGCTGTCGGACATCCCGGCCGACCGCCCCACCCTGTTCCTCGGTGAGGGGCTGACCATGTACCTGACCAAAGACGCCGGCCTGGCCCTGCTGCGCCGGGTGGTCGACCGATTCCCTTCCGG
This genomic stretch from Mycobacterium paragordonae harbors:
- a CDS encoding class I SAM-dependent methyltransferase, whose amino-acid sequence is MERVHVDLHGPPQTMLATLYAKALDADAPKSILHDEFAKAAVARIDYDWAATTITARRAPSVAVRSAHFDNWAREFLTANPEATVLHVGCGLDARVHRLDPGPGVRWYDIDYPAVISLCERLYPPREHCRTVAASVTDPHWLSDIPADRPTLFLGEGLTMYLTKDAGLALLRRVVDRFPSGELQFDAFNTFGIRTQVINSVVRRSGSTLHWGIDGPSDILDAVPGVRLVAWESVFDSETFELVPPVFRWMGRMMARVPALRTMAQYHRYAF
- a CDS encoding NAD-dependent epimerase/dehydratase family protein; amino-acid sequence: MSGRPKLVIGANGFLGSHVTRLLVEDGHDVRVMVRSTANTRSIDDLQVTRFHGDIFDTATVREAMDGCDDIYYCVVDTRAWLRDPAPLFRTNVEGLRNVLDVAKDLELHRFVFTSTYASVDRRHGHVATEADRIGSRKVTPYVQSRVQAEDLVMRYVADYGLPAVAMCVSTTYGAGDWGRTPHGAFIAGAVFGKLPFLMSGIQLEVVGVDDAARAMILAAERGRNGEKYLISERMIPLNDVVRIAADEAGVRPPQRSIPVPVLYALGAFGSLRARLTGKDAELSLDSVRMMRAEAPVDHSKAVRELGWKPRPVEESIREAARFWAAMRQAGTSSKTAAPE